In the Marinomonas algicola genome, one interval contains:
- a CDS encoding CoA transferase, which translates to MNNNNQLPLIGVRVVDFGQQIAAPAVAMTLADLGATVIHIDPPQGPQWVSPANAVLNRNKQCITLDLKSSKGLSQAMKLIDEADIVIENFRPGVLARVGIDFEELRMERPELITLSIPGFASNDMLRREWKATEAIIAATSGSFTDMGFNRVLMGIEPSFSPVPLGSSYAISLAASAVIMALYERAHHGHGDHIEVPVAAALMEGLSYNSFVIDGLPERYKTMREHEIEYRHENEIEMDLSYEELQEYLDPFFRTYDCADGGKFYCVCPSHRNHAKRALQVLGVYNELIAEGFPDVQDLHAPVHEWDGETSLGVYPLPAKWAGVISGKMKKAFLTKTASEWDRIFGETGIPGASQRTTKEWLHDDHTNQAGLIIEVEDPEYGLMKQPGPLVWFEHNASAFMQAKGREFVDFETALDRLCRSKSPFSDALPQRSQTASQESKGWLDGKKVLDLTNVIAGPHSAAFLGRFGAEVIKLDPVKPLYDPLIGCLYSFQTDMGKKKALVNIMTDKGREVFNRLVKSVDLVLINAPERQLVSLGLDTKSLLEINPEVLFCRLDCFGGPLKGPKSDYIGYDDIIQANSGIMMRFGGRDTPEEHAHVGTLDVNCGFAAGMGMALAMYHHLTTGCVSRVRTSLSAVTNMAQIPFMFDYKGREPFNEASGRTALGNHPLSHFYETMDGWIFLDSDYNEFDKIKSLEGLHELGDTPDLHKYLQHAFKQAATSHWLNLLRVADVAVAEPNSIETLRHDYSRIHDGEVGTHFGSYAFSVYPEHPSGHCFTQIDHYSIRPSRALIRAIAPTEKFGHSTKKVLASVGYSEPEIEAMIKDNIASLGWAKEYLPS; encoded by the coding sequence ATGAACAATAACAATCAACTACCTCTTATTGGTGTTCGAGTCGTGGACTTTGGACAACAAATTGCGGCGCCCGCTGTTGCCATGACGCTAGCCGATCTTGGTGCAACAGTAATTCATATTGACCCACCACAAGGTCCTCAGTGGGTCAGTCCTGCCAATGCGGTGTTAAATCGCAACAAGCAATGTATTACTCTAGACCTGAAATCCTCAAAAGGACTCAGTCAAGCAATGAAGCTGATTGATGAAGCCGATATCGTAATAGAGAATTTTCGTCCTGGCGTTTTGGCTAGGGTAGGTATTGATTTCGAAGAACTCAGAATGGAACGTCCAGAGCTTATCACTCTATCAATACCGGGTTTTGCCAGTAATGATATGTTAAGGCGGGAATGGAAAGCGACAGAAGCGATTATCGCCGCTACTTCAGGCTCCTTTACTGACATGGGGTTCAACCGAGTCCTCATGGGTATTGAACCAAGCTTTTCACCGGTTCCCTTAGGCTCTTCCTACGCCATTTCGCTTGCGGCGAGCGCTGTGATAATGGCCTTATACGAGCGAGCTCATCATGGTCATGGAGATCATATAGAGGTACCGGTGGCGGCCGCATTAATGGAGGGACTTTCTTACAATTCTTTTGTGATAGATGGGTTGCCTGAACGCTACAAGACCATGCGTGAACATGAAATTGAATACCGTCATGAGAACGAAATCGAAATGGATCTCTCTTATGAAGAACTACAAGAATACTTAGATCCATTTTTTCGCACTTATGATTGTGCTGACGGTGGTAAATTTTACTGTGTTTGTCCATCTCATCGCAATCATGCCAAGCGTGCTTTACAAGTATTAGGCGTGTACAACGAGCTCATTGCTGAAGGATTTCCGGATGTACAAGACTTGCATGCACCTGTCCATGAATGGGACGGCGAAACCTCACTTGGTGTATACCCATTGCCGGCCAAATGGGCTGGGGTGATTTCAGGGAAAATGAAGAAAGCTTTTTTAACCAAAACGGCCAGTGAATGGGATCGTATCTTTGGTGAAACTGGCATTCCTGGCGCTTCTCAGCGTACAACCAAAGAATGGTTGCACGACGATCATACCAATCAAGCTGGCTTGATTATTGAGGTTGAGGACCCTGAATATGGTTTGATGAAGCAGCCGGGACCTTTGGTTTGGTTTGAGCATAATGCGTCTGCTTTTATGCAAGCTAAGGGCAGAGAATTTGTTGATTTTGAGACAGCACTGGATCGATTATGCCGTTCGAAGTCGCCATTTTCAGACGCGTTACCACAAAGAAGTCAGACGGCCAGTCAAGAATCGAAGGGCTGGTTAGATGGTAAGAAGGTGCTTGATCTCACGAATGTGATCGCGGGTCCACACTCGGCCGCTTTTTTAGGACGGTTTGGTGCAGAGGTTATTAAGTTGGACCCAGTAAAACCGCTTTATGATCCGCTGATAGGGTGTCTTTATAGCTTTCAAACTGACATGGGTAAAAAGAAAGCGCTCGTTAATATCATGACTGATAAAGGGCGAGAAGTGTTTAATCGACTGGTAAAATCTGTTGATTTAGTTCTTATTAATGCACCTGAGCGTCAGCTTGTGTCATTAGGGTTGGATACAAAGAGCTTACTTGAGATTAACCCAGAGGTTCTTTTTTGTCGCTTGGATTGCTTTGGTGGCCCATTGAAAGGACCTAAGTCAGATTACATTGGTTACGACGATATTATTCAAGCAAACAGCGGTATCATGATGCGTTTTGGCGGCCGTGATACGCCTGAAGAACATGCTCATGTTGGAACGTTAGATGTTAACTGTGGCTTTGCGGCCGGTATGGGAATGGCTCTTGCTATGTACCATCACTTAACGACAGGTTGTGTCAGCCGAGTTAGAACGTCTCTTTCTGCCGTGACCAATATGGCGCAAATCCCCTTTATGTTTGATTATAAAGGAAGAGAGCCATTTAACGAGGCGTCTGGTCGTACAGCACTAGGTAATCATCCTTTATCACATTTCTATGAAACAATGGACGGTTGGATTTTCCTTGATTCGGACTATAACGAGTTTGATAAAATAAAGTCATTAGAAGGGTTACACGAACTTGGCGATACGCCAGATCTCCACAAATATTTACAGCATGCGTTTAAGCAAGCCGCTACGTCACATTGGCTTAACCTACTTAGAGTAGCTGATGTTGCTGTGGCTGAGCCAAATTCAATTGAGACGTTACGCCACGATTACAGTCGTATTCATGATGGTGAAGTGGGAACACATTTTGGTAGCTATGCGTTTTCTGTTTACCCTGAACATCCCAGTGGGCATTGTTTTACTCAAATTGATCACTATTCCATTCGGCCAAGTCGGGCGTTAATACGAGCAATAGCGCCTACTGAAAAATTTGGGCATTCAACCAAAAAAGTCTTAGCCAGTGTCGGCTACAGTGAGCCTGAAATAGAAGCCATGATTAAGGATAACATTGCCAGCTTAGGTTGGGCCAAAGAGTACTTGCCGAGTTAG